The Mastomys coucha isolate ucsf_1 unplaced genomic scaffold, UCSF_Mcou_1 pScaffold13, whole genome shotgun sequence genome has a window encoding:
- the LOC116087820 gene encoding protocadherin beta-13-like, translating into METKLEQAVQKRQVLFLCVFLGASWASAEQLQYSVAEETERGTFLANLAKDLGLGLGELSAREARIVSDQNTRFLLFSPLTGELILNEKLDREELCGPTESCVLPFQLLLEKPFQIYRAALNVKDINDNSPVFLDKEIPLKISESTTPGATFLLERAQDSDVGTNSLSNYTISPNDYFHIHVHDGGEGTIFPELVLDKMLDREEIPEFTLTLTALDGGSPPRSGTALVQILVLDINDNSPQFVQSLYKVQSPENTPVGSLVVAVSARDLDTGSYGQIAYTFFYATERILQTFQINSTSGELYLKRELNYEAIQTYSITIQARDGGGLSGKCTVVVEVMDVNDNPPEFLLSSLNSPIPENSPETVVAVFRIRDRDSGNNGKTMCSIANDLPFVLKPSVENFYTLVTEKPLDRESNTEYNITISVTDLGTPRLTTQHIITVHVSDINDNAPAFAQTSYTMFVRENNSPALHIGTISATDSDSGSNAHITYSLLPPQDHQLVLNSLISINADNGQLFALRALDYEALQTFEFHVGATDGGSPALSSQVLVRVVVLDDNDNEPFVLYPMQNASAPCTELLPRAAEPGYLVTKVVAVDRDSGQNAWLSFQLLKATEPGLFSVWAHNGEVRTTRLLSERDALKHKLLLLVKDNGEPPRSASVTLHVLLVDGFSQPFLTLPEVAHDPAQEDDELTLYLVIALASVSSLFLVSVLLFVGVRLCRRARAASPGVCFVPEEHFPGHLVDVSGAGTLSQNYQYEVCLAGGSGITSEFKFLSPIAPNFLTESTGREDAVPPRTMEASRKLICSQRQVLFSFLLLGFSLTTAGELRRYSVVEEKEGRSFVTNLVKDLGLGQLELSRRGAKVISKGNKLHFQLDQETGDLLLNEKVDREELCGHTEPCLLSFQVLLDNPLDIFQAELEVTDINDHSPEFLDKEIMLKISESSLPGATFPLKNAQDMDVGQNGIDNYLVSSNSYFHVLTQKRSDGKKYPELVLDRALDREEEAEIRLTLTAQDGGSPPRSGATEVHIEVLDINDNAPQFEQLFYRVQIPEDSPIGFLIVTVSATDKDIGVNGEISYSLFQVSDDISKTFSIHPLTGEVRLKEHLDFEKTQSYEFNIEARDAGTFSGKCTILIQVMDVNDHAPEIILSAFTNSILENLPETMVAVFSVSDLDSGENGKISCSIQDDLPFFLKPSGENFYTLLSQKPLDRETTAEYNITITVADMGSPILKTQVNLTVQVSDINDNAPIFTQTSYTMFVRENNSPALHIGTISATDSDSGSNAHITYSLLLPHDHQLALNSLISINADNGQLFALRALDYEALQAFEFHVGATDQGSPALSSQALVHVVVLDDNDNKPFVLYPMQNASAPYTELLPRAAEPGYLVTKVVAVDRDSGQNAWLSFQLLKATEPGLFTVWAHNGEVRTTRLLSERDAPKHRLLLLVKDNGEPPRSASVTLQVLVVDGFSQPYLPLPEVARDSEHEDSELTLYLVIALATVSSLFLVSVLLFVGLRLCRRGREVSLGGCSVPEGHFPGHLVDVSGAGTLSQSYQYEVCLTGDSGTGEFKYLKPILANFQDHSLRPEMGENPNSRNDWGFGIQLK; encoded by the exons atGGAGACCAAATTGGAGCAAGCCGTGCAGAAAAGGCAAGTactgtttctttgtgtatttctggGAGCGTCTTGGGCTAGCGCCGAACAGCTTCAGTATTCTGTGGCAGAGGAAACCGAGAGAGGCACTTTTCTAGCCAATCTAGCAAAGGATTTGGGGTTGGGGCTGGGGGAACTGTCAGCCCGGGAAGCTAGAATTGTTTCAGATCAGAACACACGGTTTTTACTGTTCAGTCCGCTGACTGGAGAATTAATTCTAAATGAGAAGCTGGACCGAGAGGAACTGTGCGGCCCCACAGAATCCTGTGTGCTGCCCTTCCAGTTGCTGTTGGAAAAACCATTTCAGATATATCGTGCTGCATTAAATGTCAAAGACATAAATGATAATTCTCCAGTATTTCTAGACAAAGAAATACCCTTGAAAATATCAGAAAGTACCACTCCAGGGGCGACGTTTCTCTTGGAGAGGGCACAGGATTCCGATGTGGGAACGAACAGCCTGAGTAACTACACCATCAGCCCCAATGATTATTTCCACATTCACGTTCATGACGGAGGGGAAGGGACTATATTTCCTGAGCTGGTACTGGATAAAATGCTGGACCGGGAAGAAATACCAGAATTCACTTTAACTCTCACAGCCTTAGATGGTGGCTCTCCACCCAGATCTGGGACAGCCTTGGTGCAAATTTTGGTGTTGGACATAAATGACAACTCCCCTCAATTCGTGCAGTCACTTTACAAAGTTCAGTCACCTGAAAACACCCCTGTTGGCTCCTTGGTTGTCGCTGTGTCTGCCAGGGACTTAGACACAGGAAGTTACGGACAAATAGCCTACACATTTTTTTATGCCACTGAAAGAATTCTCCAAACGTTTCAAATCAATTCTACATCTGGCGAACTTTATCTTAAACGCGAACTCAACTATGAAGCAATTCAAACTTACTCGATAACTATTCAGGCCAGAGATGGTGGTGGGCTTTCGGGGAAGTGTACTGTGGTTGTAGAGGTAATGGACGTGAATGATAACCCACCTGAGTTTCTCTTGTCCTCACTTAATAGCCCAATTCCCGAAAATTCACCAGAGAcagttgttgctgtttttagaATTAGAGACAGAGATTCAGGGAACAATGGGAAAACCATGTGCTCCATTGCAAATGATCTCCCTTTCGTCCTGAAGCCATCTGTGGAAAATTTCTATACTCTAGTGACAGAGAAGCCTTTAGATAGAGAATCAAACACTGAATACAACATCACAATATCGGTCACCGACCTGGGCACACCCAGGCTCACAACCCAGCACATTATAACAGTGCATGTCTCTGACATCAACGACAATGCCCCCGCCTTCGCCCAAACCTCCTACACCATGTTCGTCCGCGAGAACAACAGTCCCGCCCTGCACATAGGCACCATCAGTGCCACAGACTCAGACTCAGGCTCCAATGCCCACATCACCTACTCGCTGCTGccaccccaggaccaccagctggTCCTCAACTCGCTCATCTCCATCAACGCTGACAATGGACAGCTGTTCGCGCTCAGGGCACTGGACTACGAGGCCCTGCAGACCTTCGAGTTCCACGTGGGCGCCACAGATGGAGGCTCACCAGCGCTCAGCAGCCAGGTTCTGGTGCGCGTGGTGGTGCtggatgacaatgacaatgagcCCTTCGTGCTCTACCCAATGCAGAACGCCTCTGCTCCCTGCACAGAGCTGCTGCCCAGGGCAGCAGAGCCGGGATACCTGGTCACCAAGGTGGTGGCAGTGGACCGCGATTCTGGCCAGAATGCCTGGCTGTCATTTCAGTTGCTTAAGGCCACGGAGCCCGGGTTGTTTAGCGTGTGGGCACACAATGGCGAGGTGCGCACCACCAGGCTGCTGAGCGAACGTGATGCGCTCAAGcacaagctgctgctgctggtcaaGGACAATGGAGAGCCTCCGCGCTCTGCCAGTGTCACATTGCACGTGTTGCTGGTCGATGGCTTCTCTCAGCCCTTCCTGACTCTGCCAGAGGTGGCGCACGACCCGGCACAAGAAGATGATGAGCTAACACTGTACCTGGTCATTGCCTTGGCGtctgtgtcttctctcttcctggtgtCTGTGCTGCTGTTCGTTGGAGTGAGACTCTGCAGGAGGGCCAGGGCGGCCTCTCCAGGCGTCTGCTTTGTGCCTGAGGAACACTTTCCTGGCCACCTGGTGGATGTCAGCGGTGCAGGGACCCTGTCCCAGAACTACCAGTATGAGGTGTGTCTGGCTGGAGGATCAGGGATAACCAGTGAATTTAAGTTCCTAAGTCCAATTGCCCCTAACTTCCTAACTGAAAGCACAGGgagagaa GACGCTGTACCACCAAGAACAATGGAGGCCAGCAGGAAGCTCATTTGCAGTCAAAGGCaagtccttttttcctttctcctattAGGCTTCTCTCTAACGACTGCAGGGGAACTGAGGCGCTATTCTGtggtggaggaaaaggagggtaGATCCTTTGTAACCAATTTAGTAAAAGACCTAGGTCTTGGGCAGCTGGAACTCTCCAGGAGGGGAGCTAAGGTCATTTCTAAAGGTAACAAACTACATTTTCAGCTGGATCAGGAGACAGGGGATTTGTTGTTAAATGAGAAAGTGGACAGGGAAGAACTGTGTGGGCACACAGAGCCATGCTTGCTAAGCTTCCAAGTGTTGCTAGACAATCCCTTGGATATTTTTCAAGCTGAGTTAGAAGTCACAGACATAAATGACCACTCTCCAGAATTCCTGGACAAAGAAATCATGCTAAAGATATCAGAAAGCAGTCTTCCTGGAGCTACATTTCCTCTGAAGAATGCTCAGGACATGGATGTAGGCCAAAATGGTATTGACAACTATCTGGTCAGTTCCAATTCCTATTTTCATGTGCTCACACAGAAACGCAGTGATGGCAAGAAATATCCTGAACTGGTACTAGACAGAGCACTGGATAGAGAGGAGGAAGCCGAGATCAGGTTAACCCTCACAGCGCAGGATGGTGGCTCTCCACCTAGGTCTGGAGCCACTGAAGTCCACATTGAAGTCCTGGACATCAATGATAATGCCCCTCAATTTGAGCAGCTTTTTTACAGAGTGCAAATCCCTGAGGATAGTCCGATAGGCTTTCTGATCGTCACTGTCTCTGCGACAGACAAGGACATTGGAGTCAACGGAGAGATCTCCTATTCACTTTTCCAGGTTTCAGATGATATTAGCAAAACATTTTCAATCCACCCCTTGACAGGGGAAGTGCGATTGAAAGAACACCTTGATTTTGAAAAGACTCAGTCCTATGAATTCAATATTGAAGCAAGAGACGCTGGGACCTTTTCTGGAAAATGCACGATTCTGATCCAAGTCATGGACGTGAATGACCATGCTCCAGAGATTATCCTGTCTGCATTTACCAACTCCATCCTTGAGAATTTACCAGAAACTATGGTTGCAGTTTTTAGCGTTTCTGATCTAGATTcaggagaaaatgggaaaataagTTGTTCCATTCAGGACGATCTACCCTTCTTCCTAAAGCCTTCTGGGGAAAACTTTTATACGCTATTATCACAAAAACCACTGGACAGAGAGACTACAGCAGAATACAACATCACCATTACTGTCGCAGACATGGGGAGTCCCATCCTGAAAACACAAGTCAACTTAACAGTGCAGGTCTCTGACATCAACGACAACGCCCCCATCTTCACCCAAACCTCCTATACCATGTTCGTCCGCGAGAACAATAGCCCTGCCCTGCACATAGGCACCATCAGTGCCACAGACTCAGACTCAGGCTCCAATGCCCACATCACCTACTCGCTGCTGCTGCCACACGACCACCAGCTGGCCCTCAACTCTCTCATCTCCATCAATGCTGACAATGGGCAGCTGTTTGCACTCAGGGCTTTGGACTATGAGGCACTGCAGGCCTTCGAGTTCCATGTTGGCGCCACAGACCAAGGCTCACCCGCGCTCAGCAGCCAAGCTCTGGTGCACGTGGTGGTGCTGGACGACAATGACAATAAGCCCTTCGTGCTCTACCCAATGCAGAACGCCTCTGCTCCCTACACTGAGCTGTTGCCCAGGGCAGCAGAGCCCGGATACTTGGTCACCAAGGTGGTGGCTGTGGACCGCGATTCTGGTCAGAATGCCTGGCTGTCATTCCAGCTGCTCAAGGCTACGGAGCCAGGGCTGTTCACCGTGTGGGCTCACAATGGCGAGGTACGCACCACTAGACTGCTGAGCGAACGTGATGCACCCAAGCACAGGCTATTGCTTCTGGTCAAGGACAATGGAGAGCCTCCACGCTCTGCCAGTGTCACATTACAGGTGCTGGTGGTGGATGGCTTCTCTCAGCCCTACCTGCCTTTGCCAGAGGTGGCGCGCGATTCTGAGCATGAGGACAGTGAGCTCACATTGTACCTGGTCATAGCCTTGGCTACTgtatcttctctcttcctggtgtCTGTGCTGCTGTTTGTGGGGTTGAGGCTGTgcaggaggggcagggaggtCTCTCTGGGTGGCTGCTCTGTGCCCGAGGGACACTTTCCTGGCCACCTGGTAGATGTCAGTGGCGCGGGGACCCTGTCTCAGAGCTACCAATATGAGGTGTGTCTTACCGGAGACTCTGGGACTGGTGAGTTCAAATATCTGAAACCAATTTTAGCTAATTTTCAAGACCATTCTCTTAGACCAGAAATGGGAGAAAATCCCAACTCTAGGAATGACTGGGGTTTTGGTATTCAGTTAAAATAA
- the LOC116087054 gene encoding protocadherin beta-16-like isoform X1, with amino-acid sequence METARMCNLRQRQVLAFFVLLGVSGAGAELGPYSIEEETERGSFVANLGKDLGVELAEISSRRARIISQENKEHLQLNIQSGDLLINEKLDREELCGPIEPCVLHFQVLMENPLEVFQAELRVMDINDCSPVFSEREMILRIPENSALGNTFPLNNALDSDVEINNIQTYRLSSNSHFLVVTSNRSDGRKYPELVLQKELDREEEPELRLTLTALDGGSPPRSGTAHVLIEVVDSNDNAPEFQQPTYRVQIPENSPAGSLVLTVSANDLDSGDNGKVLYALSRPSEDISKTLEVNPVTGEIQLRKEVDFETIPSYEVDIKATDGGGLSGKCTLLLQVVDVNDNAPEVMISALTSPVPENSPDEVVAVFSVRDPDSANNGKNGKMVCYIQENLPFLLKPSLDNFYILMTEGALDRESRAEYNITITVSDLGTPRLTTQHTITVQVSDINDNAPAFTQTSYTMFVHENNSPALHIGTISATDLDSGSNAHITYSLLPPQDPQLALATLISINAENGQLFALRALDYEALQAFEFHVGATDQGSPALSSQALVRVVVLDDNDNEPFVLYPLQNASAPYTELLPRAAEPGYLITKVVAVDRDSGQNAWLSFQLLKATEPGLFSVWAHNGEVRTTRLLSERDVPKHRLLLLVKDNGDPPRSASVTLHVLLVDGFSQPYLPLPDVAHNPAQGEEDVLTLYLVIALASVSSLFLVSVLLFVGVRLCRRARETSLGGCSVPEGHFPGHLVDVSGTGTLSQSYQYEVCLMGGSSGTSDFKFLKPIYPEVHAYGSQSNSDENPTF; translated from the exons ATGGAGACTGCAAGGATGTGCAATCTGAGACAAAGGCAAGTcctggctttctttgttttgctgggTGTGTCTGGGGCAGGGGCAGAACTGGGTCCCTATTCcatagaggaagaaacagagaggggCTCCTTTGTGGCAAATCTTGGGAAAGATCTGGGGGTGGAGCTGGCAGAGATATCCAGTCGCAGGGCTCGGATCATTTCCCAGGAAAACAAAGAGCATTTGCAGCTCAACATTCAGTCTGGAGATTTGCTTATAAATGAGAAACTGGATCGAGAAGAGCTATGTGGGCCCATTGAGCCGTGTGTTCTACACTTCCAAGTGTTAATGGAAAACCCTTTAGAGGTATTTCAGGCTGAACTGAGGGTGATGGACATAAATGACTGTTCTCCAGTGTTCAGTGAAAGAGAAATGATACTGAGAATACCGGAAAACAGTGCTCTGGGAAATACATTCCCATTAAATAATGCTCTGGACTCAGACGTAGAAATCAACAATATCCAGACCTATAGGCTCAGCTCAAACTCTCATTTCCTGGTTGTAACCAGCAACCGCAGTGATGGCAGGAAGTACCCAGAGCTGGTGCTGCAGAAAGAACTGGATCGAGAGGAGGAACCTGAGCTGAGGTTAACCCTGACAGCTCTGGATGGTGGCTCTCCTCCCCGGTCTGGGACCGCACATGTTCTCATTGAAGTTGTAGACAGCAATGATAATGCACCTGAGTTTCAGCAGCCAACATACCGAGTGCAAATTCCCGAAAACAGCCCCGCTGGCTCTCTAGTACTCACAGTCTCAGCCAACGACTTGGACAGTGGAGATAATGGAAAAGTACTGTACGCACTCTCTCGGCCTTCAGAAGATATTAGCAAAACGTTAGAAGTAAACCCTGTAACCGGGGAGATTCAACTACGAAAAGAGGTGGATTTTGAAACTATTCCCTCTTACGAAGTGGATATCAAGGCCACAGACGGGGGAGGTCTCTCAGGAAAATGCACGCTGTTACTGCAGGTGGTGGATGTGAATGACAATGCCCCAGAAGTGATGATATCAGCGCTTACCAGCCCAGTCCCAGAAAACTCCCCGGATGAGGTAGTTGCTGTTTTCAGTGTTAGAGATCCTGACTCAGCGAACAACGGAAAA AATGGAAAAATGGTTTGCTACATTCAAGAAAATCTACCTTTCCTTCTAAAACCTTCCTTGGACAATTTTTACATCCTAATGACAGAAGGAGCActagacagagagagcagagccGAGTACAACATCACCATCACTGTCTCTGACCTGGGCACACCCAGGCTCACAACCCAGCACACCATTACAGTGCAGGTGTCCGACATCAATGACAACGCCCCCGCCTTCACCCAAACCTCCTACACCATGTTTGTCCACGAGAACAACAGCCCGGCTCTGCACATAGGCACCATCAGTGCCACAGACTTAGACTCAGGCTCCAATGCCCACATCACCTACTCGCTGCTGCCGCCCCAGGACCCACAGCTGGCCCTCGCCACGCTCATCTCCATCAATGCTGAGAACGGGCAGCTGTTCGCGCTCAGGGCTCTGGACTATGAGGCCTTGCAGGCCTTCGAGTTCCACGTGGGTGCGACAGACCAAGGCTCGCCCGCGCTCAGCAGCCAGGCTCTGGTGCGCGTGGTAGTGCTGGACGACAATGACAATGAGCCCTTCGTTCTCTACCCACTGCAGAACGCTTCTGCACCCTACACTGAGCTGCTGCCCAGGGCGGCGGAGCCCGGATACCTGATCACCAAGGTGGTGGCAGTGGATCGCGACTCAGGCCAGAATGCCTGGCTATCATTCCAGCTGCTCAAGGCTACTGAGCCCGGGTTGTTCAGCGTGTGGGCTCACAATGGAGAGGTGCGTACCACCAGGCTGCTGAGCGAACGCGATGTGCCCAAGCACAGGCTTCTGCTTCTGGTCAAAGACAATGGCGACCCTCCCCGCTCTGCCAGTGTCACACTGCACGTGCTGTTGGTGGATGGCTTCTCTCAgccctacctgcctctgcccgaCGTGGCACACAACCCCGCTCAAGGGGAAGAGGATGTGCTCACGCTGTACTTGGTCATAGCCTTGGcttctgtgtcttctctcttcctggtgtCTGTGCTGCTGTTTGTGGGGGTGAGGCTGTGCAGGAGGGCCAGGGAGACCTCTCTGGGCGGCTGCTCTGTGCCTGAGGGACACTTTCCTGGCCACCTTGTGGACGTCAGCGGTACAGGAACGCTCTCCCAGAGCTACCAATATGAGGTGTGTCTAATGGGCGGCTCCTCTGGTACCAGTGATTTCAAGTTCTTGAAACCGATTTACCCGGAAGTTCATGCTTATGGTTCCCAGAGCAATAGCGATGAAAATCCCACATTTTGa
- the LOC116087054 gene encoding protocadherin beta-16-like isoform X2, with translation METARMCNLRQRQVLAFFVLLGVSGAGAELGPYSIEEETERGSFVANLGKDLGVELAEISSRRARIISQENKEHLQLNIQSGDLLINEKLDREELCGPIEPCVLHFQVLMENPLEVFQAELRVMDINDCSPVFSEREMILRIPENSALGNTFPLNNALDSDVEINNIQTYRLSSNSHFLVVTSNRSDGRKYPELVLQKELDREEEPELRLTLTALDGGSPPRSGTAHVLIEVVDSNDNAPEFQQPTYRVQIPENSPAGSLVLTVSANDLDSGDNGKVLYALSRPSEDISKTLEVNPVTGEIQLRKEVDFETIPSYEVDIKATDGGGLSGKCTLLLQVVDVNDNAPEVMISALTSPVVENSPETVLAVFRINDRDSGENGKMVCYIQENLPFLLKPSLDNFYILMTEGALDRESRAEYNITITVSDLGTPRLTTQHTITVQVSDINDNAPAFTQTSYTMFVHENNSPALHIGTISATDLDSGSNAHITYSLLPPQDPQLALATLISINAENGQLFALRALDYEALQAFEFHVGATDQGSPALSSQALVRVVVLDDNDNEPFVLYPLQNASAPYTELLPRAAEPGYLITKVVAVDRDSGQNAWLSFQLLKATEPGLFSVWAHNGEVRTTRLLSERDVPKHRLLLLVKDNGDPPRSASVTLHVLLVDGFSQPYLPLPDVAHNPAQGEEDVLTLYLVIALASVSSLFLVSVLLFVGVRLCRRARETSLGGCSVPEGHFPGHLVDVSGTGTLSQSYQYEVCLMGGSSGTSDFKFLKPIYPEVHAYGSQSNSDENPTF, from the exons ATGGAGACTGCAAGGATGTGCAATCTGAGACAAAGGCAAGTcctggctttctttgttttgctgggTGTGTCTGGGGCAGGGGCAGAACTGGGTCCCTATTCcatagaggaagaaacagagaggggCTCCTTTGTGGCAAATCTTGGGAAAGATCTGGGGGTGGAGCTGGCAGAGATATCCAGTCGCAGGGCTCGGATCATTTCCCAGGAAAACAAAGAGCATTTGCAGCTCAACATTCAGTCTGGAGATTTGCTTATAAATGAGAAACTGGATCGAGAAGAGCTATGTGGGCCCATTGAGCCGTGTGTTCTACACTTCCAAGTGTTAATGGAAAACCCTTTAGAGGTATTTCAGGCTGAACTGAGGGTGATGGACATAAATGACTGTTCTCCAGTGTTCAGTGAAAGAGAAATGATACTGAGAATACCGGAAAACAGTGCTCTGGGAAATACATTCCCATTAAATAATGCTCTGGACTCAGACGTAGAAATCAACAATATCCAGACCTATAGGCTCAGCTCAAACTCTCATTTCCTGGTTGTAACCAGCAACCGCAGTGATGGCAGGAAGTACCCAGAGCTGGTGCTGCAGAAAGAACTGGATCGAGAGGAGGAACCTGAGCTGAGGTTAACCCTGACAGCTCTGGATGGTGGCTCTCCTCCCCGGTCTGGGACCGCACATGTTCTCATTGAAGTTGTAGACAGCAATGATAATGCACCTGAGTTTCAGCAGCCAACATACCGAGTGCAAATTCCCGAAAACAGCCCCGCTGGCTCTCTAGTACTCACAGTCTCAGCCAACGACTTGGACAGTGGAGATAATGGAAAAGTACTGTACGCACTCTCTCGGCCTTCAGAAGATATTAGCAAAACGTTAGAAGTAAACCCTGTAACCGGGGAGATTCAACTACGAAAAGAGGTGGATTTTGAAACTATTCCCTCTTACGAAGTGGATATCAAGGCCACAGACGGGGGAGGTCTCTCAGGAAAATGCACGCTGTTACTGCAGGTGGTGGATGTGAATGACAATGCCCCAGAAGTGATGATATCAGCGCTTACCAGCCCA GTTGTTGAGAACTCACCTGAAACCGTGCTGGCAGTTTTTAGGATTAACGACAGAGACTCTGGAGAGAATGGAAAAATGGTTTGCTACATTCAAGAAAATCTACCTTTCCTTCTAAAACCTTCCTTGGACAATTTTTACATCCTAATGACAGAAGGAGCActagacagagagagcagagccGAGTACAACATCACCATCACTGTCTCTGACCTGGGCACACCCAGGCTCACAACCCAGCACACCATTACAGTGCAGGTGTCCGACATCAATGACAACGCCCCCGCCTTCACCCAAACCTCCTACACCATGTTTGTCCACGAGAACAACAGCCCGGCTCTGCACATAGGCACCATCAGTGCCACAGACTTAGACTCAGGCTCCAATGCCCACATCACCTACTCGCTGCTGCCGCCCCAGGACCCACAGCTGGCCCTCGCCACGCTCATCTCCATCAATGCTGAGAACGGGCAGCTGTTCGCGCTCAGGGCTCTGGACTATGAGGCCTTGCAGGCCTTCGAGTTCCACGTGGGTGCGACAGACCAAGGCTCGCCCGCGCTCAGCAGCCAGGCTCTGGTGCGCGTGGTAGTGCTGGACGACAATGACAATGAGCCCTTCGTTCTCTACCCACTGCAGAACGCTTCTGCACCCTACACTGAGCTGCTGCCCAGGGCGGCGGAGCCCGGATACCTGATCACCAAGGTGGTGGCAGTGGATCGCGACTCAGGCCAGAATGCCTGGCTATCATTCCAGCTGCTCAAGGCTACTGAGCCCGGGTTGTTCAGCGTGTGGGCTCACAATGGAGAGGTGCGTACCACCAGGCTGCTGAGCGAACGCGATGTGCCCAAGCACAGGCTTCTGCTTCTGGTCAAAGACAATGGCGACCCTCCCCGCTCTGCCAGTGTCACACTGCACGTGCTGTTGGTGGATGGCTTCTCTCAgccctacctgcctctgcccgaCGTGGCACACAACCCCGCTCAAGGGGAAGAGGATGTGCTCACGCTGTACTTGGTCATAGCCTTGGcttctgtgtcttctctcttcctggtgtCTGTGCTGCTGTTTGTGGGGGTGAGGCTGTGCAGGAGGGCCAGGGAGACCTCTCTGGGCGGCTGCTCTGTGCCTGAGGGACACTTTCCTGGCCACCTTGTGGACGTCAGCGGTACAGGAACGCTCTCCCAGAGCTACCAATATGAGGTGTGTCTAATGGGCGGCTCCTCTGGTACCAGTGATTTCAAGTTCTTGAAACCGATTTACCCGGAAGTTCATGCTTATGGTTCCCAGAGCAATAGCGATGAAAATCCCACATTTTGa